A stretch of Aspergillus nidulans FGSC A4 chromosome VI DNA encodes these proteins:
- a CDS encoding uncharacterized protein (transcript_id=CADANIAT00009414) — translation MPGSPNRPSEALARALSHLTKDTAVGRQAHCHCHHHHYQEHQDHEWFLQIDTWGQLELLRQLLCRRSPEIELTEGQLQDIDIVLSYKHSHALFTPSESLHPRLVVNKSRISVWKGDITTLSNVTAIVNAANSALLGCFQPSHRCIDNVIHSAAGPRLRQACFELMMEQGHDEPVGCAKVTPGFKLQAPYVIHTVGPDLGHGQLPDRRHREQLRDCYVSCLEAMETVPALPDGRKVIAFCCISTGLFAFPSDIAAQIAIDTVLSWCLEHPTTTVTDIIFDTFLQRDFNLYNDKISTLVSSSNDCVHIAPIPPQPAPVASPSIKTARSWLEQADYLIISAGAGLSAATGLDYTSTDLFANYFPAFLPLGLRRLYDVFGFSGWKSPAQKWGYYFHHLNMVKTWPKSPLYASLLEITSRFGPRCFVRTSNADGLFLANGFHPSRISTPQGQYAYLQCFAKCKREAVFPSAPFLTAALPFLDSQTQLLTDESKIPRCRYCSGELTLCVRGGDYFNDSPFQGQEREYARFLEHVSSEIEQGRSAVILELGVGMNTPSVLRWHNEELVEESNGGSRLIRAGFDAAGCVPWRLAEEGVAVGVAGELNAVVDLLRGPVTCN, via the coding sequence ATGCCTGGCAGCCCAAATCGCCCCTCTGAGGCTCTGGCCAGGGCCTTGTCGCATTTGACTAAGGATACCGCTGTTGGTAGACAAGCTCATTGTCATTGCCATCACCATCACTACCAGGAGCATCAGGATCACGAATGGTTCCTGCAAATAGATACATGGGGCCAGCTCGAACTTCTCCGCCAGCTCCTGTGTCGACGGAGCCCAGAGATTGAACTCACTGAAGGGCAGCTGCAAGATATCGATATAGTCCTCTCGTACAAACACAGCCACGCACTATTTACCCCTTCAGAATCTCTCCATCCGCGACTCGTGGTCAACAAATCAAGGATATCCGTGTGGAAGGGCGATATTACCACCCTATCTAATGTGACGGCTATTGTCAATGCCGCAAACTCGGCGCTGCTCGGGTGCTTCCAGCCGTCGCACCGGTGTATTGATAATGTTATccattctgctgctgggccTCGTCTAAGACAGGCATGTTTCGAGTTGATGATGGAGCAGGGCCATGATGAACCGGTGGGATGCGCAAAAGTAACACCTGGGTTCAAGTTGCAAGCTCCGTATGTCATCCATACGGTTGGGCCTGACCTTGGACACGGACAATTGCCCGATCGCAGGCACAGGGAGCAGCTGCGTGACTGCTATGTATCTTGCCTTGAGGCCATGGAAACTGTCCCTGCGCTACCAGACGGGCGCAAGGTCATCGCGTTCTGCTGCATCTCGACGGGCCTTTTCGCGTTCCCGTCTGATATAGCGGCTCAGATCGCCATTGACACTGTGTTAAGTTGGTGTTTGGAGCATCCAACGACAACCGTCACTGACATTATCTTCGACACTTTCCTTCAACGGGACTTTAATCTATACAACGACAAGATCTCTACCCTTGTTTCCAGTAGCAACGACTGCGTGCATATAGCGCCCATTCCTCCACAGCCAGCACCAGTTGCCTCCCCATCAATAAAGACGGCCCGCTCCTGGCTCGAGCAAGCAGACTACCTCATCATCAGTGCTGGTGCCGGTCTCTCCGCCGCAACAGGGCTGGACTATACTTCTACGGACTTGTTCGCCAACTATTTTCCCGCATTCCTGCCGCTCGGTCTGAGGAGATTGTACGacgtcttcggcttcagcgGGTGGAAATCCCCCGCTCAAAAATGGGGGTACTATTTTCATCATTTGAATATGGTTAAGACGTGGCCAAAGTCCCCATTATACGCTTCTTTGCTAGAGATAACATCACGGTTTGGCCCTCGGTGTTTCGTTCGGACTTCGAACGCGGATGGATTATTTCTTGCCAATGGCTTCCATCCGTCTCGCATCTCCACGCCCCAGGGGCAATATGCCTATTTGCAATGTTTTGCCAAATGTAAACGCGAAGCTGTCTTTCCGTCCGCGCCGTTCTTGACTGCGGCCCTTCCATTTTTGGATTCGCAGACGCAACTACTCACGGATGAGTCCAAGATCCCCAGGTGCAGGTACTGCAGTGGGGAGCTTACACTCTGTGTCCGCGGCGGAGATTACTTCAATGACTCTCCCTTTCAAGGTCAAGAGCGGGAGTATGCCCGCTTTTTGGAGCACGTATCCTCTGAAATAGAGCAAGGGAGGAGTGCAGTCATACTCGAATTAGGCGTTGGAATGAACACTCCCTCTGTACTACGGTGGCACAACGAAGAGCTAGTCGAAGAATCGAATGGCGGGTCAAGGCTAATTAGAGCAGGGTTTGATGCGGCAGGGTGTGTGCCTTGGAGGCTAGCGGAGGAGGGCGTTGCAGTAGGAGTTGCCGGGGAATTGAATGCCGTTGTTGACCTACTGAGAGGACCTGTTACATGCAACTGA
- a CDS encoding Zn(II)2Cys6 transcription factor (transcript_id=CADANIAT00009415) produces the protein MLMCDHPGCTAQYRRKEHLTRHARKHAPLAQRLTCEVCSKAFDRTDSLRRHRQLHRREKESEGPGSRTVKACDRCHECKTRCDGGQPCGVCARKGARCTFDRSSKAGPTTGQSTGRLGPDRPQKLYGVCETAKTLGSQAYRGGSAARQTPVSGSEIQDLLLQHESNLRERGLLGTAAAGPLEPRSQNKDLDIDRYVGVYFSHFHYQWPLIHRAAFGRSNEPPILLLAIVMIGLWLTGEAAARDRAEKMHEKFLALLENRIDAWKLDGEFTDKTWPMTTYQTIVLNVIFAIIRDVPQCLVSRFRSLLHAVTTTCLAGGLFTYAKMQALLEPTDSLVYSWTYMEEVKRLALAIFKLNHHLNTGMLRPSDLQFPLPDSGYLWDAPETKDFYCRYHVQLESRTRVDDGPLICDIVRDVQDGKRGLGMLFQADSWLGFAVSQAILSEKTPPSVDCMQN, from the exons ATGCTTATGTGCGACCACCCCGGATGCACAGCCCAGTACAGGCGAAAAGAGCATTTGACCCGTCATGCCCGCAAGCATGCGCCGCTGGCCCAAAGGCTAACATGTGAGGTATGCAGCAAGGCCTTTGACCGGACGGACTCGCTTCGGAGGCACCGGCAGCTGCATcggagggagaaggagagcgagggGCCGGGTTCCAGGACGGTCAAGGCCTGCGATCGGTGTCATGAATGTAAGACAAGATGTGATGGTGGGCAGCCGTGTGGCGTTTGTGCGAGGAAGGGGGCCAGGTGCACGTTTGACCGGTCGAGCAAGGCTGGACCTACGACTGGACAGAGCACAGGGAGGTTGGGCCCGGACCGGCCGCAGAAGCTGTATGGAGTATGTGAGACTGCAAAGACACTGGGCAGTCAGGCTTACAGAGGCGGCTCCGCCGCCCGGCAAACGCCTGTCTCGGGCAGCGAGATCCAggatctcctgctccagcACGAGAGCAACCTCCGGGAAAGGGGGCTGCTAGGGACTGCAGCCGCTGGGCCCCTGGAGCCAAGAAGCCAGAATAAAGATCTTGACATCGACCGCTACGTCGGTGTATACTTTTCCCACTTCCACTATCAGTGGCCGCTCATCCACCGCGCCGCCTTTGGACGGAGTAATGAGCCTCCAATCTTACTGTTGGCAATCGTGATGATCGGGCTTTGGCTTACGGGTGAGGCCGCTGCTCGGGACCGAGCAGAGAAGATGCATGAGAAGTTCCTGGCGCTGTTGGAAAACCGCATA GATGCCTGGAAGCTGGACGGCGAATTCACCGACAAGACCTGGCCAATGACGACCTACCAAACCATTgtcctcaatgtcatctTTGCTATAATTCGGGACGTCCCGCAGTGCCTCGTCTCCCGCTTCCGGTCCTTGCTGCATGCCGTCACAACCACCTGCCTGGCCGGCGGCCTCTTTACCTACGCCAAAATGCAGGCCTTGTTGGAACCAACGGACTCCTTGGTCTATAGCTGGACATACATGGAAGAGGTCAAACGCCTTGCCCTGGCCATATTTAAGTTGAACCACCATCTCAACACGGGCATGCTGCGTCCCTCGGACCTGCAATTTCCCCTCCCGGATAGTGGATACTTGTGGGATGCGCCGGAGACGAAGGACTTCTATTGCCGGTACCATGTCCAGCTAGAGTCGCGGACTCGTGTAGACGATGGACCGTTGATATGTGATATTGTGAGGGATGTCCAAGATGGGAAGCGGGGACTCGGGATGCTCTTCCAGGCAGATAGTTGGCTAGGGTTCGCGGTTTCGCAGGCGATACTATCCGAGAAAACGCCACCATCTGTAGACTGCATGCAAAACTGA
- a CDS encoding aromatic alcohol reductase (transcript_id=CADANIAT00009416), producing MATKNIQNVAVAGVNGNLGPAVLHALITSGLFKITIFTRLKAENDAGIRSPSSTSAPIQVPVNSNGNCSDSGNSTGTPKPSIQTLPVNYDSVDDLTTHLTAHSIHAVVSLLPHTAPDKQMNLIQAAVAAGVYRFIPSEFGSDLDNPVNRAAPTYKGKVNIQELLKRLAAENKISYTIIYNGAFLDWGLTHAFPIDVGKRTAVLYDGGERVYSTTTQPTIGHAVVSVLANPEETKNRVVRIAEANVTIKQLLSLVQEVVGDKDWTVNETDIDQEVEKAWALIKQGVFSFESMMPFIYRAGWGKDAGGHFETTDNILLGVDELDTEGVKRVIEGVVKKLRDEAFSH from the exons ATGGCGACCAAGAACATCCAGAACGTTGCCGTTGCTGGG GTCAACGGTAACCTTGGCCCAGCCGTACTTCACGCGCTCATCACTTCCGGGCTCTTCAAGATCACCATCTTCACTCGGCTCAAGGCCGAAAACGACGCTGGGATTCGTTCTCCTTCGTCAACCTCAGCGCCCATCCAGGTTCCAGTCAACAGTAACGGTAATTGCAGTGACAGCGGAAATAGTACCGGAACCCCCAAGCCCAGTATTCAAACTCTCCCAGTCAATTATGACTCTGTCGACGATCTGACCACCCATCTAACCGCCCACTCCATCCACGCCGTGGTCTCGCTACTCCCCCACACGGCGCCCGACAAACAAATGAACCTGATCCAGGCCGCAGTCGCAGCCGGTGTCTATCGTTTCATCCCCTCTGAGTTTGGTTCCGACCTCGATAACCCAGTAAACCGGGCTGCGCCGACCTACAAGGGCAAGGTGAACATACAGGAGCTTCTCAAAAGACTAGCCGCAGAGAACAAGATCAGCTATACGATCATCTATAACGGTGCTTTCCTGGACTGGGGCCTGACACACGCGTTTCCGATCGATGTAGGGAAGAGGACCGCGGTGTTGTATGATGGGGGTGAGAGGGTCTACAGCACGACCACGCAACCTACGATCGGGCATGCGGTCGTGAGTGTGCTCGCCAACCCTGAGGAGACTAAGAACCGAGTCGTGCGAATTGCCGAGGCAAACGTCACGATCAAGCAGCTGCTCTCACTAGTACAGGAAGTCGTCGGCGACAAGGACTGGACCGTAAATGAAACGGATATAGATCAGGAAGTCGAGAAAGCGTGGGCTCTGATCAAGCAGGGCGTGTTCAGCTTCGAGTCCATGATGCCATTCATTTATCGTGCTGGTTGGGGTAAGGATGCTGGGGGGCATTTCGAGACGACGGATAATATTCTGCTTGGGGTCGATGAGCTGGATACTGAAGGGGTCAAAAGGGTAATCGAGGGTGTAGTGAAGAAGTTGCGAGACGAAGCATTCTCGCATTAG
- a CDS encoding uncharacterized protein (transcript_id=CADANIAT00009417) — MAGYHLPVDLKQFKKLQLDPNSKKLSDQQKKDLLHNIGIFRDAIVAFTATGAARGQAGHTGGPFDTAPEVCILLGFINANPDAFYDAIFDEAGHRVATQYLLAAIDGKIEPDHLLNYRDANSKLPGHPELGLTPGVKFSSGRLGHMWPLVNGIAMAHKDKKVFMLGSDGSQQEGNDAEAARIAVANNLNVKLFLDNNDVTIAGHPSVYQKGYELERTLTGHGMKVVRAQGEDIDSLYNAMVEVVSTDGPAAVVVDRKMAPGIEGIEGQTKAHDVVPVDIARKYLTKRGYSQESLAFYDQIKATSNTHQYLGSTKEKGGNRVIFGEAVNSVLDGLSKEEAARRVMVIDSDLEGSTGLKAIHQAHPEVYVSSGVMERGNFSAAAGFGFGSDGSRQGVFSTFCAFIEMLISEITMARLNGCSVLSHFSHSGVDEIADNTCHFGLNAFFADNGLMDAENTGLYFPADGEQMKAVVKKVFFTKGLRFIFSTRSKVPYILKENSDEKLFGGSYEFQPGKEEFIRKGKAGYVVSYGDMLYRSLDAVERLRKEGLDVGLINKPTLNVVDEDAIKEYGSSPFVVVVESLAQKTSLGSRLGSHLLDRGLTPKFRMMGAVKEGCGGLFEQINAQGMGPDDIVRVVKEVAQK; from the coding sequence ATGGCAGGCTACCATCTCCCAGTCGACCtcaagcagttcaagaagctgcagctggatCCCAACAGCAAGAAGCTGTCCGACCAGCAGAAAAAAGATCTCCTACACAACATTGGCATCTTCCGCGATGCCATCGTCGCCTTCACAGCCACCGGTGCTGCCCGTGGCCAGGCAGGCCACACGGGCGGTCCCTTCGACACGGCCCCCGAAGTCTGTATCCTGCTAGGCTTTATCAATGCCAATCCGGATGCCTTCTATGATGCTATTTTCGACGAGGCGGGCCACCGCGTCGCGACGCAGTACCTGCTTGCTGCCATCGACGGTAAGATCGAGCCCGATCACCTACTCAACTACCGAGATGCCAACTCGAAGCTCCCCGGCCATCCGGAGCTGGGGCTGACCCCCGGCGTTAAGTTTAGCTCCGGTCGGCTGGGCCATATGTGGCCGCTGGTCAACGGTATTGCCATGGCCcacaaggacaagaaggtCTTTATGCTGGGCTCTGACGGCTCGCAGCAGGAAGGTAACgatgctgaggctgcgcGTATTGCCGTTGCCAACAACCTCAATGTCAAGCTGTTCCTCGACAACAACGACGTCACCATTGCTGGCCACCCGTCAGTGTACCAGAAGGGATACGAGCTCGAGCGGACACTCACTGGCCACGGCATGAAGGTCGTTCGTGCCCAGGGTGAGGATATTGACTCGTTGTACAACGCCATGGTCGAGGTCGTCAGTACAGACGGCCCGGCCGCTGTGGTCGTGGACCGCAAGATGGCGCCCGGCAttgaaggaattgaaggaCAGACTAAGGCGCACGATGTCGTGCCTGTGGATATTGCCCGCAAGTACCTCACCAAGCGTGGCTACTCGCAAGAGTCGCTCGCCTTCTACGACCAGATCAAGGCCACCTCCAACACGCACCAGTACCTGGGCTCTACTAAAGAGAAGGGCGGCAACCGCGTGATCTTTGGTGAGGCCGTCAACTCTGTCCTGGACGGGCTCAGCAAGGAAGAAGCGGCCCGCCGCGTCATGGTCATCGACTCTGACCTTGAGGGCTCTACCGGTCTCAAGGCTATTCACCAGGCCCACCCGGAGGTCTACGTATCATCAGGCGTTATGGAGCGCGGCAACTTctccgcagctgctggtTTCGGCTTCGGTAGTGACGGCTCGCGCCAGGGTGTCTTCTCGACCTTCTGCGCGTTCATTGAGATGCTGATCTCTGAGATCACCATGGCCAGACTGAACGGATGCAGCGTCCTCTCGCACTTCTCACATAGTGGTGTCGACGAAATCGCCGACAACACCTGCCATTTCGGCCTCAACGCCTTCTTTGCCGATAACGGTCTCATGGACGCCGAGAACACAGGCCTCTACTTCCCGGCCGACGGCGAGCAGATGAAGGCCGTGGTCAAgaaggtcttcttcaccaaGGGCCtgcgcttcatcttctccaccCGATCCAAAGTGCCGTACATCCTGAAGGAGAACAGCGACGAGAAGCTCTTCGGCGGCTCATACGAGTTCCAGCCAGGCAAGGAGGAGTTTatccgcaagggcaaggctgGGTATGTAGTTTCCTACGGCGACATGCTCTACCGTTCGCTTGATGCCGTCGAGCGTCTCCGCAAGGAAGGCCTCGACGTTGGTCTGATCAACAAGCCTACCCTAAACGTTGTCGACGAGGACGCGATCAAGGAGTATGGCTCGTCACCGTTTGTGGTCGTCGTCGAGTCTCTCGCGCAGAAAACCAGTCTTGGGTCACGGCTGGGATCCCACCTCCTGGACCGCGGCCTGACGCCTAAGTTCCGCATGATGGGTGCAGTCAAGGAGGGCTGTGGCGGCCTGTTCGAGCAGATCAACGCGCAGGGTATGGGTCCTGACGATATTGTCCGTGTGGTTAAAGAGGTTGCTCAAAAGTAG
- a CDS encoding aldo/keto reductase family protein (transcript_id=CADANIAT00009418), giving the protein MPQLNGKEVGPIGLGLMGFTWRPNPCPQEQAFETMRAALRNGCTFWNGGEFYGPQSYNSLVLLERYFEKYPEDAEKVVLNIKGGFNTSTFQPDGSESGSRRTLDDSIAQLKGRKKIDQFEFARRDQTVPMEVTFGVMNEYTQAGKIGGVALKEVRAETIHEAVKHTKVLAVEVELSMFSTDPLENGVAAACHQYGIPLVAYSPLGHGLLTGQIKKLEDLPEDSFLRTYPRFQPDTFEINIQLVHKVEELAAKKGCTPAQFAINWVRCLSRRPGMPTIIPIPGATTVARVEENSKVIELTDSDMDEIDAILTKFEPAGERYPEGVPTHT; this is encoded by the exons ATGCCTCAACTGAACGGAAAAGAAGTTGGCCCTATCGGCCTTGGCCTGATGGGCTTCACCTGGCGTCCCAACCCGTGCCCTCAGGAGCAGGCTTTTGAGACGATGCGGGCAGCGCTGCGAAATGGCT GCACCTTTTGGAACGGCGGCGAGTTCTACGGTCCGCAGTCCTACAATAGTCTTGTCCTGCTCGAGCGCTACTTCGAGAAGTACCCCGAAGACGCCGAAAAGGTCGTTCTGAACATCAAGGGCGGGTTCAACACGTCGACTTTCCAGCCCGACGGCTCCGAGTCCGGCTCGCGACGGACACTCGATGACAGTATCGCCCAGCTCAAGGGCCGCAAGAAGATTGACCAGTTTGAGTTTGCGCGGCGCGACCAAACCGTGCCTATGGAGGTGACCTTTGGCGTGATGAACGAGTACACCCAGGCAGGAAAGATCGGGGGCGTCGCCCTGAAGGAGGTCCGTGCCGAGACGATCCACGAAGCCGTCAAGCATACGAAGGTCCTTGCTGTGGAGGTCGAGCTGTCCAT GTTCTCCACCGACCCCCTCGAGAACGGGGTCGCCGCCGCATGCCATCAATATGGCATCCCCCTAGTCGCATACTCGCCCCTCGGACACGGCCTGCTCACGGgccagatcaagaagctggaggatctcCCTGAAGACTCGTTTCTGCGCACGTACCCGCGGTTCCAGCCTGACACCTTCgagatcaacatccagctcgTCCACAAGGTCGAGGAACTCGCCGCCAAGAAGGGATGCACGCCCGCGCAGTTTGCCATCAACTGGGTGCGCTGTCTCTCGCGCCGACCAGGGATGCCGACCATCATCCCCATCCCAGGGGCGACCACCGTCGCGAGGGTCGAGGAGAACAGCAAGGTGATCGAGCTCACTGACAGTGACATGGACGAGATCGATGCTATCCTAACCAAATTTGAACCTGCGGGCGAGCGATACCCGGAGGGGGTGCCGACCCATACATAG